The proteins below are encoded in one region of Candidatus Dadabacteria bacterium:
- a CDS encoding DUF2437 domain-containing protein, whose amino-acid sequence MKFLRFKNSSQKPVFGEYVDGTVIEIEGDIFTTWSATSTRHDYSDIRPLAPCLPTKIIAVGLNYEDHAREMKRTPPEDPMLFMKPSTAVIAHHEEIKYPVHMSNRVDYEGELGVVIGKKARMIEEEQALEYVFGYTCINDVTARDLQAKDIQFTRGKGFDTFAPLGPFIETEANPADLRIRTFLNGEVKQDSNTKNLIFSVPKLISFISKVMTLLPGDIIATGTPSGISPMKPQDTVEIEIEGVGKLENRVSL is encoded by the coding sequence ATGAAATTTCTAAGATTCAAAAACAGCAGCCAAAAACCCGTGTTCGGAGAGTATGTCGACGGAACCGTTATCGAGATAGAAGGAGACATATTCACAACCTGGTCGGCAACCAGCACGCGGCACGACTACTCTGACATCAGACCTCTTGCCCCCTGTCTTCCGACAAAGATCATAGCGGTAGGGCTTAACTATGAAGACCACGCAAGGGAAATGAAAAGAACTCCTCCCGAAGATCCTATGCTTTTTATGAAGCCGTCGACGGCCGTAATCGCCCATCATGAAGAGATAAAATATCCGGTGCACATGTCAAACAGGGTAGATTACGAAGGAGAACTCGGAGTGGTGATAGGAAAGAAGGCCCGCATGATAGAGGAGGAGCAGGCCCTAGAATATGTATTCGGATATACCTGCATAAACGACGTAACGGCAAGAGATCTTCAGGCAAAAGACATACAGTTTACAAGGGGGAAGGGGTTTGATACTTTCGCCCCTCTGGGCCCCTTCATAGAAACGGAAGCCAATCCTGCAGACCTTCGGATAAGGACTTTCCTGAACGGTGAAGTAAAACAGGATTCAAACACAAAGAACTTGATATTCAGCGTACCGAAACTCATAAGCTTCATATCAAAGGTGATGACCCTTCTTCCGGGGGATATAATAGCTACCGGAACTCCTTCAGGGATAAGTCCGATGAAGCCGCAGGACACAGTGGAAATTGAAATCGAGGGGGTCGGGAAACTCGAAAACCGCGTCAGCCTGTAG